A part of Clostridium novyi genomic DNA contains:
- a CDS encoding zinc ribbon domain-containing protein translates to MLYCSKCGATLRRRTWNSKLSCRKIVWQCSNYVKNGKNACRGT, encoded by the coding sequence ATGCTTTACTGCAGTAAATGTGGAGCTACCTTAAGGAGAAGAACATGGAATAGTAAATTAAGCTGTAGAAAGATAGTATGGCAGTGTAGCAACTACGTTAAAAATGGAAAGAATGCTTGCAGGGGAACTTAA
- a CDS encoding distal tail protein Dit produces MKILSFNFGNKNSYDDFEIIISKRPSIPSPKRRITYIDIPDKSSNLKFDESTFEDITILVECGVKSKANLVDKIDEIKAWLINTGESDLIFSFQSDKKYIAQVVNMIDFKQVLKYTSRFPIIFNCKPFKYAVKDKIITVTKNNSTIYNEGTFQSEHVIKVYGSGDIKLKINDNEITVKKVDGYVTIDSVLKDCYKDDELKNGDMIGEFPILIVGENAVGFSGNVSKAEVRVNEVWI; encoded by the coding sequence ATTAAAATTTTAAGTTTTAATTTTGGAAATAAGAACAGCTATGATGATTTTGAAATAATAATATCAAAACGACCTTCTATTCCTTCGCCAAAAAGAAGAATTACCTATATAGACATTCCAGATAAAAGTTCTAATCTAAAATTTGATGAGAGCACTTTTGAGGATATAACAATATTAGTTGAATGCGGAGTAAAATCAAAAGCTAATTTAGTAGACAAAATAGATGAAATAAAAGCATGGCTTATAAATACAGGAGAAAGTGATTTAATATTTAGCTTTCAATCTGATAAAAAATATATTGCCCAGGTAGTAAATATGATTGATTTTAAGCAAGTTTTAAAATATACATCGAGGTTTCCAATAATATTTAACTGTAAGCCTTTTAAGTATGCTGTTAAAGATAAAATAATTACAGTAACTAAAAACAATTCTACTATATACAATGAAGGAACTTTTCAAAGTGAGCATGTGATTAAGGTTTATGGAAGTGGAGATATAAAACTAAAGATTAATGATAATGAGATTACTGTAAAAAAGGTAGATGGATATGTAACAATAGATTCTGTTTTAAAAGATTGCTATAAAGATGATGAATTAAAAAATGGAGATATGATTGGGGAGTTTCCTATTCTTATAGTTGGAGAAAATGCTGTAGGGTTTAGTGGAAATGTTAGTAAGGCTGAGGTTAGAGTTAATGAGGTATGGATATAG
- the hslO gene encoding Hsp33 family molecular chaperone HslO: protein MSDKLIKATAKDGQVRIIAAVTKDLVNEGVKIHNCAPTSAAALGRMLTAGTLMGSMLKSNRDVVTIKIDGGGPAKGVTVTSYADAHVKGYIGNPSADLPANSIGKLDVSGVIGKNGSLLVIRDFGLKEPYVGNVPIYTGEIGDDIAYYFTVSEQTPTAVGLGVLVDKDLSIKEAGGIIIQMMPGADEMLADLITYRLQDLGSITSFLSKGKDIYDMINFLFDDMDLKILEEIEPKYSCDCSRERIERALISIGEKDLKEIYEEGKSEEIVCHFCGEHYEFTHEQIGEILENLKK from the coding sequence ATGAGTGATAAACTTATAAAAGCAACTGCGAAAGATGGACAGGTTAGAATAATAGCAGCTGTTACTAAAGATTTAGTAAATGAAGGAGTAAAAATACATAATTGTGCACCAACATCGGCTGCTGCATTAGGAAGAATGTTAACTGCAGGAACATTGATGGGATCTATGTTAAAGTCAAATAGAGATGTTGTTACTATAAAAATTGATGGTGGTGGTCCTGCTAAAGGAGTTACAGTTACATCATATGCTGATGCCCATGTTAAAGGGTATATAGGTAATCCTTCGGCAGATTTACCTGCTAATTCTATAGGGAAACTAGATGTAAGTGGTGTTATAGGTAAAAATGGTAGCTTGTTAGTAATTAGAGATTTTGGACTTAAAGAGCCTTATGTAGGAAATGTGCCAATATATACAGGTGAAATTGGTGATGATATAGCTTATTATTTCACAGTATCTGAACAGACACCTACAGCTGTAGGGCTTGGAGTTTTAGTAGATAAAGATTTAAGTATAAAAGAAGCTGGTGGAATAATAATACAAATGATGCCAGGTGCAGATGAAATGTTAGCAGATTTAATAACATATAGATTACAAGATTTAGGATCTATTACTAGCTTTTTAAGTAAAGGTAAAGACATATATGATATGATTAATTTCTTGTTTGATGATATGGATTTAAAAATATTAGAAGAGATTGAACCTAAGTATAGTTGTGACTGTTCAAGAGAAAGAATAGAAAGAGCATTGATTAGTATAGGGGAAAAAGATTTAAAAGAGATATATGAAGAAGGTAAATCAGAAGAAATAGTATGTCATTTTTGTGGAGAACATTATGAATTCACCCATGAACAAATAGGAGAAATATTAGAAAACTTAAAGAAATAA
- a CDS encoding class I SAM-dependent DNA methyltransferase has protein sequence MSCYKEFAHIYDRLIYGDIDYAKWAKVIMKICENYNLSKEDYLDLACGTGNMTKELAKEFKHTWAVDMSQEMLTEAEEKMRKEKIKAKLVCQDISNLKLNKKFDLITCVLDSTNYILEVEDLKRYFSSVKDHLKEDGLFIFDINSYYKLTNILGNNIYNYDEDDVVYIWENLLEEDIVDMYITFFIKSGDMYKRFDEEHRERAYKEEFLEKLLNDVGFNVEKKLDSYESEEIKEDTERIVYILKNNRR, from the coding sequence ATGAGTTGTTATAAAGAATTTGCTCATATATATGATAGATTAATTTATGGAGACATAGATTATGCTAAGTGGGCTAAAGTTATAATGAAGATATGTGAAAATTATAATTTATCTAAAGAAGATTATCTTGACTTAGCTTGTGGCACAGGAAATATGACAAAAGAATTAGCTAAGGAATTTAAACATACATGGGCAGTAGATATGTCTCAAGAAATGCTTACAGAAGCTGAAGAAAAAATGAGAAAAGAAAAAATAAAAGCAAAACTTGTATGTCAAGATATAAGCAACCTTAAATTAAATAAAAAATTTGATTTAATAACATGTGTATTAGATTCTACTAATTATATATTAGAAGTAGAAGATTTAAAAAGATATTTTTCTTCTGTAAAAGACCATTTAAAAGAAGATGGTTTATTTATTTTTGATATAAATTCTTATTATAAGTTAACTAATATTTTAGGAAATAATATTTATAATTATGATGAAGATGATGTGGTATATATATGGGAGAATTTATTAGAAGAAGATATTGTAGATATGTATATAACTTTCTTTATTAAATCAGGAGATATGTATAAAAGATTTGATGAAGAGCATAGAGAAAGAGCATATAAGGAAGAGTTCCTTGAAAAGTTATTAAATGATGTAGGTTTTAATGTAGAAAAAAAATTAGATAGTTATGAAAGTGAAGAAATAAAAGAAGATACAGAAAGAATAGTTTACATATTAAAAAACAATAGGAGGTAA
- a CDS encoding small, acid-soluble spore protein, alpha/beta type has translation MGRTPLKKVIKSKLKSNTELTELEKLRERVKYEIAEELGLKDKVDKEGWGGLTAEETGRIGGIMTKRKRTLKIPKNEEIQEIDERI, from the coding sequence ATGGGGAGAACACCTTTGAAAAAAGTTATAAAATCAAAATTGAAATCCAATACAGAATTAACAGAATTAGAGAAGCTAAGAGAAAGAGTGAAATATGAAATAGCAGAAGAACTTGGATTAAAGGATAAGGTGGATAAAGAAGGATGGGGAGGACTTACAGCAGAGGAAACTGGTCGAATTGGAGGAATTATGACTAAAAGAAAAAGAACTTTAAAAATTCCTAAAAATGAAGAAATACAAGAAATAGATGAGAGAATATAG
- a CDS encoding aspartate-semialdehyde dehydrogenase: MQYNVAVVGATGMVGNKFIEVLAQRNFPIKNLYLFASKKSAGKVLKFKDKDIIVEELKEDNIKNKQIDFALFSAGGSVSLEYAPIFAKYNAVVIDNSSAWRMNPDIPLVVPEVNPEDIKLHKGIIANPNCSTIQAVVALKPLYDKYGIKRVVYSTYQAVSGAGVGGFNDLKNGYNGEAPKKFPHPITGNILPHIDDFLDNGYTKEEMKMINETKKIFHDDNLKITATTARVPVFYGHSESINVELEQPFEIEDIFNLYQNADGVVLKDDVKNLVYPLPIDVEGHDEVYIGRIRRDFSLDNGLNLWVVADNIRKGAASNAIQIAEKIISMK, translated from the coding sequence ATGCAATACAATGTTGCCGTAGTAGGGGCTACTGGTATGGTAGGAAATAAATTTATTGAAGTTTTAGCCCAAAGGAATTTTCCAATAAAAAACCTTTATTTATTCGCTTCTAAAAAATCTGCTGGAAAGGTCCTTAAATTCAAGGATAAAGATATTATAGTTGAAGAACTTAAAGAAGATAATATAAAAAATAAGCAAATAGATTTTGCTTTATTTTCAGCTGGTGGATCTGTAAGTCTTGAATACGCTCCAATTTTTGCAAAATATAATGCAGTAGTTATTGATAATAGTAGTGCTTGGAGAATGAATCCTGATATACCTTTAGTTGTACCTGAGGTTAATCCTGAAGATATAAAATTACACAAAGGTATAATTGCAAATCCAAACTGCTCTACAATTCAAGCTGTAGTAGCTTTAAAACCTCTTTACGATAAGTATGGAATAAAAAGAGTTGTTTATTCTACTTATCAAGCAGTTTCAGGTGCTGGTGTTGGAGGATTTAACGACTTAAAAAATGGCTATAATGGAGAAGCTCCAAAAAAATTTCCACATCCTATAACTGGAAACATTTTGCCTCATATTGATGATTTCTTAGATAATGGTTATACAAAAGAAGAAATGAAAATGATTAATGAAACAAAAAAGATTTTCCATGATGATAACTTAAAAATAACTGCAACAACAGCTAGAGTTCCTGTATTTTATGGACATAGTGAAAGCATAAACGTAGAGTTAGAACAACCTTTCGAAATAGAAGACATTTTTAATTTATACCAAAACGCTGATGGAGTAGTTTTAAAAGACGATGTTAAAAATCTAGTATACCCTCTTCCAATAGACGTTGAAGGTCATGATGAAGTATATATCGGAAGAATACGTCGTGACTTTAGTCTAGATAACGGATTAAATCTTTGGGTAGTAGCTGATAATATAAGAAAAGGTGCAGCTTCTAACGCTATTCAAATTGCAGAAAAAATAATTTCAATGAAATAA
- the dapA gene encoding 4-hydroxy-tetrahydrodipicolinate synthase: MTLFKGSGVALITPFKNGKVNFQKLKEILNWHVESGTDAIIICGTTGEASTMTEEERKETIKFTVDVINHRIPVIAGTGSNNTSSAINMSKWAESIGVDGVLVITPYYNKTTQKGILQHFKAINDAINVPIILYNVPSRTGLNITPNTLLKLCHLKNVVAIKEASGDFSQIAAMKALCGDKIDFYSGNDDQIIPLLSLGGAGVISVAANIYPTEVHNMCDLYMNGKHEQALKLQLDMLNVINALFIETNPIPIKTAMNLMEMNVGNLRLPLCDMEDSNLKILKDALENYKSLLKED, encoded by the coding sequence ATGACTTTATTCAAAGGTTCTGGAGTTGCTCTAATTACTCCTTTTAAAAATGGCAAAGTAAATTTTCAAAAATTAAAGGAAATTCTCAATTGGCATGTTGAATCTGGTACTGACGCAATCATAATTTGTGGTACTACTGGTGAAGCTTCAACTATGACTGAAGAAGAAAGAAAAGAAACAATAAAATTCACTGTTGATGTTATAAATCATAGAATACCTGTAATTGCAGGTACAGGCAGCAATAATACATCTTCTGCTATAAACATGAGTAAATGGGCAGAAAGTATAGGTGTAGATGGAGTACTTGTAATAACTCCCTACTATAACAAAACAACTCAAAAGGGAATTTTACAACATTTTAAAGCTATTAATGACGCTATTAATGTTCCAATTATATTGTACAACGTTCCTTCAAGAACTGGACTTAATATAACTCCAAATACTCTTTTAAAATTATGCCACTTAAAAAATGTTGTAGCTATTAAAGAAGCTAGTGGTGATTTTTCTCAAATAGCTGCAATGAAAGCTCTATGTGGAGATAAAATTGACTTTTATTCAGGAAATGATGATCAAATCATACCTCTTCTTTCACTTGGAGGAGCAGGTGTAATATCTGTTGCTGCAAATATATATCCAACTGAAGTTCATAATATGTGTGATCTTTATATGAACGGAAAACACGAACAAGCTTTAAAATTACAATTAGATATGTTAAATGTAATTAACGCTTTATTTATAGAAACAAATCCTATTCCAATTAAAACAGCTATGAACTTAATGGAAATGAATGTAGGTAATTTAAGACTTCCATTATGTGATATGGAAGACAGTAATCTAAAAATATTAAAGGATGCTTTAGAAAATTACAAAAGTTTATTAAAGGAGGACTAG
- the dapB gene encoding 4-hydroxy-tetrahydrodipicolinate reductase gives MTKIILSGCLGKMGRMISQNVSNFSNLEIIAGIDKLQDSTCEYPIFNNISECNLKADVVLDFSRPDALDSLIEYCKNKNLPLVLCTTGYTEDQLIKIHETSKVLPIFHSANMSIGINLINNILKDISAMLYENYDIELIEKHHNQKVDAPSGTALLLANTIKNAIPSETVFNKGRDGIAKREKNEIGIHAIRGGSIVGEHEILFAGAGETIELKHTASSRDVFAIGALKACQYMAGKGTGLYSMDDVIKSKS, from the coding sequence ATGACAAAAATCATTTTAAGCGGCTGTTTAGGTAAAATGGGAAGAATGATTTCTCAGAATGTATCTAACTTCTCAAACCTAGAAATAATAGCAGGAATTGATAAATTACAAGATAGCACTTGTGAATATCCTATTTTTAATAATATTTCAGAATGCAATTTAAAGGCTGATGTTGTTCTAGATTTTTCTAGACCAGACGCTTTAGATTCTTTAATAGAATATTGTAAGAATAAAAATCTTCCACTTGTACTATGTACTACTGGTTATACAGAAGATCAATTAATAAAAATTCATGAAACAAGCAAAGTTTTACCTATATTTCATTCAGCAAATATGTCCATCGGAATAAACTTAATAAATAATATTCTCAAAGATATAAGTGCTATGCTTTATGAAAATTATGATATAGAACTTATAGAAAAACATCACAATCAAAAAGTAGATGCTCCAAGTGGAACTGCTTTGCTTTTAGCAAATACTATAAAAAATGCAATACCATCTGAAACAGTATTTAATAAAGGAAGAGATGGCATTGCAAAAAGAGAGAAAAACGAAATAGGAATACATGCTATTCGTGGAGGTTCTATTGTTGGAGAACACGAAATCTTATTTGCAGGAGCTGGAGAAACTATAGAATTAAAACACACAGCATCTTCAAGAGACGTATTTGCAATAGGAGCTTTAAAAGCTTGCCAATACATGGCTGGTAAAGGCACTGGATTATACTCAATGGATGATGTTATAAAATCAAAATCCTAG
- a CDS encoding ABC transporter ATP-binding protein: MNSNNINKNNNENLVEVKNLKKYFKVGKNAILKAVDDVSFNIKKGETLGLVGESGCGKTTCGRTVLGLYSATEGEVLFEGVNIHGLKGKDKRDFTKHAQIIFQDPYASLDPRMTVGDIIAEGIDIHALYTGQERTDKIYKLLNLVGLNKEHASRFPHEFSGGQRQRIGIARALAVEPKFIVCDEPISALDVSIQAQVVNLLIELQRKFNLTYLFIAHDLSMVKHISDRVGVMYLGNMVELADSQKLYSKPLHPYTQALLSAIPFPDPEAEKSRNRIMLEGEVPSPINPKPGCRFAARCKYATDECTKNRPEFIEMEPGHFVACHLVKPSK, translated from the coding sequence ATGAATAGTAATAATATAAATAAGAATAATAATGAAAATTTAGTAGAAGTTAAGAACTTAAAGAAATATTTTAAAGTAGGGAAAAATGCTATATTAAAAGCAGTAGATGATGTAAGTTTTAATATAAAAAAAGGTGAAACTTTAGGTTTAGTTGGAGAATCAGGATGTGGAAAGACTACTTGTGGCAGAACTGTACTTGGACTTTATTCTGCAACAGAGGGTGAAGTTTTATTTGAAGGTGTAAATATCCATGGACTAAAAGGAAAAGATAAAAGAGACTTTACAAAACATGCTCAAATAATATTTCAAGATCCATATGCTTCATTAGATCCTAGAATGACAGTAGGAGATATAATAGCAGAAGGAATAGATATTCATGCATTATATACTGGTCAAGAAAGAACAGATAAGATTTATAAGTTACTTAATCTTGTAGGATTAAATAAAGAACATGCGTCAAGATTTCCACATGAATTTTCAGGGGGTCAAAGACAAAGAATAGGTATAGCAAGAGCTCTTGCTGTTGAACCTAAATTTATAGTTTGTGATGAGCCTATTTCAGCTTTAGATGTTTCTATACAAGCTCAAGTAGTAAATTTACTTATTGAACTTCAAAGAAAATTTAATTTAACGTATTTATTTATAGCACATGATTTATCTATGGTTAAGCATATTTCAGATAGAGTAGGTGTTATGTATTTGGGAAATATGGTAGAGCTTGCTGATAGTCAAAAATTATATTCAAAACCACTTCATCCATATACTCAAGCGTTACTTTCAGCTATACCATTTCCAGATCCAGAAGCTGAAAAATCAAGGAATAGAATAATGTTAGAAGGTGAAGTACCTAGTCCAATAAATCCCAAACCAGGATGTAGATTTGCAGCAAGATGTAAATACGCTACAGATGAATGTACAAAGAATAGACCAGAGTTTATAGAAATGGAACCAGGACATTTTGTTGCATGTCATTTGGTGAAACCATCTAAATAA
- a CDS encoding ABC transporter ATP-binding protein, with protein MTKLLEVKNLKVSFHTYAGEVQSVRGVNFSLEKGETLAIVGESGCGKTITSKSIMRLIPMPPGEIKEESQILFEGKDIVKMSEKELRDIRGGKISMIFQDPMTSLNPTMKVGKQIAESLIIHKGMKKQEAMQEALKMLKLVNIPNAEKRINQYPHEFSGGMRQRVMIAIALACDPKILIADEPTTALDVTIQAQIMELIAELQEKLGTAVILITHDLGVVASVAHRIQVMYAGQVIERGTTDEIFYNPKHPYTWALLQSVPRLDTKNKDKLYSLKGTPPDLVQPPKGCPFASRCEYCMKICKDSMPEVTKISDTQEVSCWLQHPMAPEVNPPISIGGGTNE; from the coding sequence ATGACTAAATTATTAGAGGTAAAAAATTTAAAAGTTTCTTTCCATACTTATGCTGGTGAAGTTCAATCTGTTAGGGGAGTAAACTTTAGTTTGGAAAAAGGAGAAACTTTGGCTATTGTTGGTGAATCAGGATGTGGAAAAACAATAACATCAAAAAGTATAATGAGATTAATTCCAATGCCACCTGGAGAAATAAAAGAAGAATCACAAATATTATTTGAAGGAAAAGATATTGTAAAAATGTCAGAAAAGGAACTAAGAGATATAAGAGGTGGAAAGATAAGTATGATATTTCAAGATCCTATGACTTCTCTTAATCCAACTATGAAAGTAGGTAAACAAATAGCAGAAAGTTTAATTATTCATAAAGGTATGAAAAAACAAGAAGCTATGCAAGAGGCATTAAAAATGCTAAAGCTTGTAAATATACCTAATGCAGAGAAAAGAATTAATCAATATCCTCATGAGTTTTCAGGGGGAATGAGACAAAGGGTTATGATTGCTATAGCATTGGCGTGTGATCCTAAAATATTAATTGCAGATGAACCTACAACTGCCTTAGATGTAACTATACAAGCTCAAATAATGGAACTTATAGCAGAACTTCAAGAAAAGTTGGGAACGGCAGTTATATTAATAACTCATGACTTAGGGGTTGTTGCAAGTGTAGCTCATAGAATACAAGTTATGTATGCAGGTCAAGTTATAGAAAGAGGAACTACTGATGAAATATTCTATAATCCAAAACATCCATATACATGGGCATTATTGCAATCAGTTCCAAGGTTAGATACTAAGAATAAAGACAAATTATATTCTTTAAAAGGAACACCACCAGATTTAGTACAGCCTCCAAAGGGATGTCCTTTTGCTTCTAGATGTGAATATTGTATGAAAATTTGTAAAGATTCTATGCCAGAAGTAACTAAGATTAGTGATACACAGGAGGTTTCATGCTGGTTACAACATCCTATGGCACCAGAGGTAAATCCTCCAATAAGTATAGGAGGTGGAACTAATGAATAG
- a CDS encoding ABC transporter permease has product MMELKKDQFEVIGCNDENSEVILRPNMTYWQDAWRRLKQNKVAMVSMGLLFLIIIMCIIGPHITKHGYSEQIAENINLQPNGEYWFGTDNLGRDIFSRLWLGGRVSIAIGVLGTIIEVIIGCIYGGVSGYFGGRVDNIMMRIVEILNSIPYMIVVIILSIYLGAGMASLLIALCITGWTGMARMVRGQVLQLKQSEYILAAKALGGTSSRIILRHLIPNTIGIIIIYMTFDIPGFIFAEAFLSFIGLGIKPPATSWGAMCAAGQSVMDFYPYQLIFPAVSICLTMLAFNLLGDGLRDALDPKLRQ; this is encoded by the coding sequence ATGATGGAATTAAAAAAAGATCAATTTGAAGTAATAGGATGTAATGATGAAAATTCAGAAGTTATATTAAGACCTAATATGACATATTGGCAAGATGCTTGGAGAAGATTGAAACAAAATAAAGTAGCCATGGTTTCTATGGGATTACTTTTTTTAATAATAATTATGTGTATTATAGGGCCTCATATTACAAAACATGGTTATTCAGAACAGATAGCAGAAAATATTAACTTACAACCTAATGGTGAGTATTGGTTTGGAACAGATAATTTAGGAAGAGATATATTTTCAAGACTTTGGTTAGGTGGAAGAGTATCAATTGCAATAGGTGTATTGGGTACTATAATAGAAGTTATTATAGGATGTATATATGGTGGAGTTAGTGGATACTTTGGGGGCAGAGTAGATAATATAATGATGAGAATAGTTGAAATATTAAATAGTATTCCTTATATGATAGTTGTTATTATACTTTCTATATATTTGGGTGCTGGCATGGCATCATTATTAATCGCTCTATGTATTACTGGTTGGACTGGTATGGCACGTATGGTTAGAGGGCAAGTACTTCAGTTAAAACAATCAGAATATATATTAGCAGCTAAGGCTTTAGGGGGAACATCTTCAAGAATAATACTAAGACATTTAATTCCTAATACAATAGGAATAATAATTATATATATGACTTTTGATATACCAGGTTTTATATTTGCAGAAGCCTTCTTAAGTTTTATAGGACTTGGAATAAAGCCACCGGCTACAAGTTGGGGTGCTATGTGTGCGGCTGGTCAATCAGTAATGGATTTTTATCCATATCAACTAATATTCCCAGCTGTATCTATATGTTTAACAATGCTTGCATTTAATTTATTAGGTGATGGATTAAGAGATGCACTAGATCCAAAACTTCGTCAGTAG
- a CDS encoding ABC transporter permease, translating into MTKYILKRIGYMLVTLWVIITATFFLMNSIPGDPVMVKAQKLPPEMQQIMREQYGLDKPLTTRYIIYLKNLTKGQLGDSFITPGYNVQQIIGEKFPNSARIGIQAVCIGLVIGVVLGVIAAFRRNTNVDFIVIFLAILGVSIPSFVIAALLQKGFGGGVLPIAGWYDPGDGIDGFKFTVLPTLALCFGSLATYARYMRTSVLDVIGKDYIITAKAKGLSQRAIAWKHIIRNAILPIITILGPQLAAIITGSIVIERIFAIPGIGNSMIDAILTNDYNIIMGLTIFYSALYIVALLIVDIMYSVIDPRIRLTGEKR; encoded by the coding sequence ATGACTAAATATATACTAAAAAGAATAGGTTATATGTTAGTAACTCTATGGGTTATAATAACAGCAACTTTTTTCTTAATGAATAGTATACCTGGGGATCCAGTTATGGTAAAAGCTCAGAAACTGCCTCCAGAAATGCAACAAATTATGAGAGAACAATATGGACTTGATAAGCCGTTAACTACTAGATATATTATATATTTAAAAAATTTAACAAAGGGGCAATTAGGAGATTCTTTTATAACTCCAGGATACAACGTTCAGCAGATTATAGGTGAAAAGTTTCCTAATTCTGCTAGAATAGGTATTCAAGCGGTGTGTATAGGACTTGTAATAGGGGTAGTTTTAGGTGTTATAGCAGCATTTAGGAGAAATACAAATGTTGATTTCATTGTTATATTTCTTGCAATATTAGGAGTTTCTATACCTAGTTTTGTCATTGCAGCATTGCTTCAAAAAGGTTTTGGAGGTGGAGTACTTCCTATAGCAGGATGGTATGATCCTGGTGATGGAATCGATGGATTTAAATTTACTGTACTGCCAACATTAGCTTTATGCTTTGGAAGTTTAGCAACATATGCTAGATATATGAGAACTTCAGTGTTAGATGTTATAGGAAAAGATTATATAATTACAGCTAAAGCAAAAGGACTTTCACAAAGGGCAATTGCATGGAAACATATAATTAGAAATGCCATATTACCAATTATAACTATATTAGGACCTCAGCTTGCAGCAATAATAACAGGTTCAATAGTAATAGAAAGAATTTTTGCTATTCCTGGAATAGGAAATTCTATGATAGATGCAATACTTACAAATGACTATAATATCATAATGGGGTTAACTATCTTTTATTCTGCTTTATACATTGTAGCATTATTAATAGTAGATATTATGTATTCTGTAATAGATCCAAGAATAAGACTAACAGGGGAAAAAAGATAG